The DNA region CCACCGCCGCCGGCGCATTCTTCGTGAGCACCAGGAAGATCAGGCCGAGAATCAAGCTCAACGTCACGACGTAGCCGGTCAGCACCAGGAAGGCGCGCTTGCCGCGCATCCGCGTGCGCATCTCTTTAATCAAAATCGGATTGTACATGTCCATAGTCTTTCAGAAGTAAAAAGTAAAAAGGTAAAAGTAAAAAGTGCGGAGCCAGAATGATAGATAGGGTCGTTTTATCTATTCCATTCTCTTCCTCACTTTTGCCTTTTTACTTTTTACTTTTGCCTTATGCGACGACGCCGCGCGTCACTTTCAGGAAGATGTCTTCGAGGTCGGCTTCGGTGCGTCTGAAGCCGAGGACGCGAACGCCGCGATTAATCAAGTATTCGAGCAGCTCGTCCACCTCATCGGGCTGGCCGGTATATTCGGCATGAATGGTGCGCCCGTCGCAGGTCGTGCGCGTGACCTCGGGCCGTTCGGCCAGCACGTCGAGCGCGATTGCGGCGTCGCCTTTCACAGTAATTTCGATCATGACATTGCCGGCGAGCTTGGCCGTGATGTCTTCGATGCGCCCGGCGGCCAGCACCTGACCGGCTTCGATGATGCCAATCGAAGTGCAAAAGTCCGCAAGCTCTGTGAGGATGTGCGAGCTGACGAGCACGGTCTTCCCCATGCGGCATAGCTCGCGAATCAGCTCGCGGATTTCGATGCGCGCGTGCGGATCGAGTCCCGACGCCGGCTCGTCGAGCAACAACACCGCCGGGTCATGCAGCAAGGTCTTGGCTAAACAGAGCCGCTGTTTCATGCCGCGCGACAGGCTCATCACCTGTGCGTTGCGCTTGATGGTGAGGTCGGTCAGCTCTAGCACGTCGTCAATCGCCCGCTTACGCTGCGCCGGGTTCAGGTGATAGAGCGCCGCGAAGTAGTCGAGATATTCCCACGCCAGCAGGTCTTCGTAGACGCCGAAGCTGTCGGGCATATAACCAATAATGCGCCGCACGTCATAAGGCTGGGTGACGACGTCAAAGCCGCCGACGGTCAGCCGCCCTTCCGAGGGCAGCATCAAGGTGGCGAGCATCTTGATGGTCGTCGTCTTGCCCGCGCCGTTCGCGCCGAGCAGCCCGTACACCTCGCCATAGCGAACCTCGAGGTCGATGCCCTTCACCGCCTCGAACGCGCCGAACCGCTTGCGCAGCCCGCGGGCGCCGATGGCCACCGTGTCGCCGTCGCGCACGGGCTCGCGGCGGTCGGGAAACGGCGGCACGCGCGTCTCGCCCTGCAGCCCGCGCAGCATGGCGACGAACGTGTTCTCGAGCGTCGGCGGCGCCGCGCGCACGCT from Blastocatellia bacterium includes:
- a CDS encoding ATP-binding cassette domain-containing protein, whose amino-acid sequence is MSEAGVAIRTRALTKRYGAVEAVRGIDLDVRTGEIFGLIGPDGAGKTSTFQILGGVMEATSGDAELLGAPARQARSYVGYLTQTFTLYQDLSVAENLRYVGDLRRVPVADIEARGLRYLAMFGMERFLDRLAGRLSGGMKQKLALACALVAEPRILLLDEPTTGVDPVSRREFWDALAQLSSHGMTILLATPYLDEAERCHRVALMHDGRLHRTGTPAELRRGLGLERLEVHARDLRRAETTLGGHDGIADVQRFGDRLDVLVREASAGERVVREALDGDVTSVRAAPPTLENTFVAMLRGLQGETRVPPFPDRREPVRDGDTVAIGARGLRKRFGAFEAVKGIDLEVRYGEVYGLLGANGAGKTTTIKMLATLMLPSEGRLTVGGFDVVTQPYDVRRIIGYMPDSFGVYEDLLAWEYLDYFAALYHLNPAQRKRAIDDVLELTDLTIKRNAQVMSLSRGMKQRLCLAKTLLHDPAVLLLDEPASGLDPHARIEIRELIRELCRMGKTVLVSSHILTELADFCTSIGIIEAGQVLAAGRIEDITAKLAGNVMIEITVKGDAAIALDVLAERPEVTRTTCDGRTIHAEYTGQPDEVDELLEYLINRGVRVLGFRRTEADLEDIFLKVTRGVVA